The Manihot esculenta cultivar AM560-2 chromosome 1, M.esculenta_v8, whole genome shotgun sequence genome has a window encoding:
- the LOC110606849 gene encoding probable serine/threonine-protein kinase PBL18 has protein sequence MGNCLRRRAHDPNQQVDNVPKPLSAGVDGIQLSHHKKNSMSVQRNTSSNTLKVVTNQCKNEASHHTLQKKKATLSASSLHRERQSKTEKDGYSVSPKDWSVSIVNKKDEVFGPYKLNHFSYCALKSATQKFSDKNLIGQGGFGDVYKGYINFRTKDAAKPNDRGLAVAVKRLRSNRTQGHNEWENEVKFLSRLNHPNIVKLIGCCCEDKHRMLVYEYMIRGSLEAHLLRENGTELHWRRRISIALGVARGLEYLHTRRKPVIHRDLKASNVLLGKDFNAKLSDFGLSKFGPQDGETSLITRVVGTRGYFAPEYFATGHLTLKTDVFSFGVVLLEIFSGCEAIKKHSDGVARDLAQWTKPHLSNKVELHRVVDKKLGSIPMEEALDFAKVILRCLSSNPRTRPTMAEVVADLEKLQRRMDSYNSNQLHYLRTRR, from the exons ATGGGAAATTGTCTGAGGAGACGTGCTCATGATCCCAACCAGCAAGTTGATAACGTTCCTAAACCTCTCAGTGCAG GAGTTGATGGAATCCAACTTTCTCATCACAAGAAGAATTCTATGTCAGTCCAAAGAAACACTTCTTCAAATACACTGAAAG TTGTAACAAATCAATGCAAAAATGAAGCCTCTCATCATACACTTCAGAAGAAGAAAGCAACACTTTCTGCATCAAGTTTACACAGAG AAAGGCAGAGTAAGACTGAAAAGGATGGATACTCAGTCAGCCCAAAAGATTGGTCGGTTTCAATAGTGAACAAGAAAGATGAAGTTTTTGGTCCTTATAAGCTGAACCATTTTAGTTATTGTGCGTTGAAGTCTGCAACCCAAAAATTCAGTGATAAGAATCTAATTGGCCAGGGAGGGTTCGGTGACGTTTACAAGGGATATATCAACTTCCGCACCAAGGACGCTGCTAAACCAAATGATCGTGGTCTTGCAGTTGCTGTCAAGAGGCTCAGAAGCAATAGAACACAAGGCCACAATGAATGGGAG AATGAAGTGAAATTTTTGAGCAGATTGAATCATCCAAATATAGTGAAGTTAATAGGGTGCTGCTGTGAGGATAAGCATAGAATGTTGGTATATGAATACATGATTAGAGGAAGCTTGGAGGCTCATCTTTTAAGAG AGAATGGTACAGAGCTTCACTGGAGGAGAAGAATCAGTATAGCTCTGGGAGTTGCCAGAGGTCTGGAATATCTTCACACTCGCAGGAAACCAGTCATACATCGTGATCTCAAAGCCTCCAATGTCCTTCTTGGCAAG GACTTCAATGCCAAGCTCTCAGACTTTGGGCTGTCTAAGTTTGGACCCCAAGATGGGGAGACCAGCCTTATTACCAGAGTAGTTGGTACCAGAGGCTACTTCGCTCCTGAATATTTCGCAACGG GTCATTTGACCCTAAAAACTGATGTATTCAGCTTTGGAGTGGTACTGTTAGAGATATTCTCAGGTTGTGAAGCAATCAAGAAACATTCAGATGGGGTGGCGAGGGATCTTGCACAATGGACTAAGCCACATCTTAGCAACAAGGTGGAACTACACCGTGTTGTTGACAAGAAACTCGGGAGCATACCAATGGAAGAAGCTCTGGATTTTGCCAAAGTAATCCTTCGATGCCTCAGTTCCAACCCTAGGACCCGGCCGACAATGGCTGAAGTTGTAGCTGATCTAGAGAAACTACAACGAAGAATGGATAGCTACAACTCAAACCAGTTGCATTATCTACGTACAAGAAGATGA